TCGAGCGCATCCATCGCAGCAACCTGGTCGGGATGGGCGTCCTGCCGCTCGAGTTCAAGCCCGGCCAAAACCGCGTGTCGCTCGGACTCACCGGAATGGAAACCTATTCGATCACTGGCCTCAAGACCGGCCTGAAGCCGCGGCAGGTGGTCAAAGTGCGCGCCGAAGCGCCGGGCAAGACGATCGAGTTCGACGCGATTGCCCGCGTCGATACGCCCGAGGAGGTCGAGTATATCCGCCACGGCGGTATCCTGCCGTTCGTGCTGCGCGATCTGCTGCACGCATAGACTGAGCGCCGCACCATGCATCCGGCTCGCAGCTTTCATCCGGCCGGGGCCTTAGCCCTTAAGCCGGCCTTATGGTAATCTGGCGGCGTTCGGGGCGAACCCAATAGCCCTCAAAAGGTTGTGTCATGTCGGGTCATTCCAAGTGGAGTTCGATCAAGCATAAGAAGGCCCTTACCGACTCGAAGCGCGGCAAGGTCTTTACCAAGCTGATCAAGGAAATAACGATTGCGGCGCGGCTCGGCGGCAGCGATATCAACGCGAATCCGCGACTTCGCACCGCGGTTACGATCGCCAAGAAGCAATCGATGCCCAACGACAACATCGATCGCGCGATCAAGAAGGGCACCGGGGCGACCGGCGCCGACGCGCTCGAGGAAATCACCTACGAAGGTTATGGGCCCGGCGGCGTCGCAATCATGGTCGAAGTGTTGTCGGACAATCGCAATCGAACCGTCGCGGAGATCCGGTTTATCTTCTCACGACGCGGCGGGAACATCGGTGAGACCGGATGCGTCGGCTGGATGTTCAAAAAGCGCGGCGTAATCGGGATCGAGAAATCGGCAATCGACGAGGATAAGCTGCTCGAGATCGCGCTGGACGCCGGCGCGGACGACGTCACCTCGGACGACGACACGTTCCAGGTGCTTACTGCGCCGGAGCATTTTGCGACGGTGCGCGACGCGCTCGAAAAATCCGGGCTCGCGATCGCGCATTCGGAATTGACGCGGATCCCGGAGAATACGGTCGCGGTGTCGGGTCATGCAGCCGGGCAGGTGTTGAAGCTGATGGAAGAACTTGAGGACCACGACGACGTGCAGAATGTCGCGGCCAATTTCGACATCAGCGAGCAAGAGATGGCGCAATTCTCGGCGGCGTAGCGGCCGCGCGGGCGGCGGAGGTGGGGTATGCGCGTACTCGGGGTGGACCCCGGGAGTGCGGTTTGCGGATACGGAGTCGTCGAAGGACGCGCCGGAAATCCGCAGTTCGTCGCGGCAGGCACGATTCGATCGACGATGCTCGCGCCCGGTCCCAAGCGGCTTCATCGGATTCACGATCACCTGCTCGCGATCATCGACGAGTTCGCGCCCGATTCGTTGAGTCTCGAGCGTCACTTCGTCGCAATCAATGTGCAGAGCGCGTTTCGGCTCGGCGAGGCGCGCGCGATGGCGATGCTCGCGGCGGCTGAACGCAATCTCGAATTTTTCGAGTATCCACCCAACGCAGTGAAGCTCTGCGTCGCCGGCCACGGCCACGCCGACAAGGCGCAGGTCAAATACATGGTGCGCCGCACGCTGAAGCTAGACCCATCGCTCGAATTGGCCGACGATGCCGCCGACGCGCTGGCGGTTGCGATGTGTCATCTTGGCCGCGGCCGCATCCCGAACATGGTCGAGAGCGTCGAGCGCAGCCGTCCGGCCGCCGCGCGATCGCGATCGAAGGTGCATCCGCAATGATTGCGACTCTGTCCGGAACGCTGACGACGCGCGACGCGGGGCGAATCGTGGTCGAGACCGCCGGCGTCGGCTACGAAGTCCTGATTCCGCTCAGCACCTACTACAAGTTGCCGGCTAGCGGTGAGCGCGTCGCGCTCGAGATCCGTCAAGTTGTCCGTGAAGACGCGCTGCTGCTGTACGGATTTTCGAGCACCACCGAAAAGCGATCGTTCGACTTGCTGATGAGCGTGCAGCACGTCGGACCCAAGCTGGCGCTCGCGATTCTCTCGGTGCTCGCGCCGGAAGAACTGGTTGCAGCAATCTCGAAGGGCGACGTCGAACGAATCGACGCGGTGCCGGGGGTCGGTCCGAAAGTCGCGGAACGCGTCGTGCGCGAGTTGCGCGACAAGGTCGGCGATTTGAAACTGGTCGCGCCGTCGTCGCTGCATGCCAACGGATCGCCGCGTCAAGCGAGTCCTGAAAACGCCGCCCCGGCCGGACCGCTCGAGCAGGCCGTTTCGGCGTTGATCAATCTTGGGATGAAACCAATCGAGGCGAAGCACGCGGTTGAATCCGTGGCCAACGCCGACGAAACTACCGCGGGCAACCTGGAAATCCTGATCCGCAAATCATTGGCGGTGCTGCTTGGCGAAAAGTGATCATCAGGAAAGCGACCTCAACGTCCTCGACAACGCCGGCGCGACGGAAGGGCGCGTCACGTCGCGCGTCGCCGTCGAGGACGATCACAGAATCGACCTGGCGCTCCGGCCGCGCGCGCTCAAAGAGTTCGTCGGGCAGGAACGAATCAAAAAAATTCTCGGGATGTCGATCGAGGCGGCGCACGGACGCGCCGAAGTGCTCGATCACGTGTTGTTCGCGGGACCGCCGGGCCTCGGCAAGACTTCGCTCGCACACATTATTGCGCGCGAACTCGGCGTGAACGATCATGTGACCTCGGGTCCCGCGCTCGAGCGCGCCGCCGATCTCGCGGCGATCTTGAACAATCTGGAAGAGCACGACGTGCTCTTTATCGACGAGATTCATCGCCTGCAAAAAGTCGTCGAGGAGAGTCTCTACTCGGCGATGGAGGACTTCGAGTTTCATATCGTGGTGGGCGAGGGGATGGGCGCGCGCACCATGAAGCTCAAGGTCAAACCGTTCACGCTGGTCGGCGCGACGACGCGTTCGGGACTGCTCAGTTCGCCGCTGCGCGATCGATTCGGCCAGCATTTTCATCTCGACTTTTACAATCACGCCGAGTTGTCCGAGATCGTTCGACGTTCGGCCGCGCTGCTGAAGGTCGCGATCGACCAACCCGGCGCCGAAGAACTGGCCACCCGCTCGCGCGGTACTCCCCGAATCGCCAACCGGCTGCTGCGACGCGTCCGCGACTTCGCGCAGGTGAACAAGGCGCCGATCGTCACGCGCGAGATTGCACTGGCGGCGCTGGAGTTGCTCGAGATCGACACGGCCGGATTCGACAAGATGGATCGCTCGATCCTGGGCGCTATTATCGACAAGTTCGACGGCGGTCCGGTCGGCGTCGAAAGCCTGGCGGCCGCGGTCGGCGAGGAATCCAACACGATCGAGGAAGTGTACGAGCCGTACCTGCTGCAGGAGGGCTATCTCGCGCGCACCTCGCGCGGACGGGTCGCGACGCAGCGCGCGTATACGCATCTCGGACGCACGCGCCGCGGCACCTTGTTCTAGTCCAGTCTCAAATCCTCGCTCGGTTCGCGGCAGAATCACGAGATTCGATTTGTTAGGATCGTTCGATGGCGAAAATTTACGTGCTGCAGCATCACGCGGTCGAGAATCTCGGCAGTATCGCCGACGCGCTCGAAGGCGCCGCGCTCGCGTGGCAATACGTGCGGGTTCATGACGGCCAGCCGATTCCCGCGGAGATGAAAGGGGCGGGCGGTCTCATCGTGATGGGCGGTCCGATGGGCGTTTATCAAACCGACCGCTATCCGTTTCTCCGCGAGGAGATGGCGCTGATCGAGGATGCGATCGAGCACAATCGGCCGGTGCTCGGTGTATGCCTGGGCGCGCAGATCGTCGCGGCGGCTCTAGGGGCAAAAGTTGATCGCAATCCGCGCGGCAAGGAAATCGGATGGCATCCGATTCGGCTCGAGCCCGCTGCGCGCGACGATCGCCTGATGCGCGGCCTGCCTGAAACGCTCACGCCGTTTCACTGGCATGGCGACATTTTCGATCTGCCGGCGGGTGCGGTATCGCTCGCATCGTCGGACAAGACTCCGTGCCAGGCTTTCCGCTACGGCGACAAGACCTACGCCCTTCAGTTCCACTTCGAAGTGACGGATGCGAGCGTGCGCGCGATGGCGGATGCATTCGCGAAGGATTTGCAGCGCGAGAAGATCGCAGCCGCGGAAATGATCGCGGATTCAGATCGATACGCCGCGCCGCTCGAGCAAATCGCCGATACCGTGTTTTCGCGCTGGGCGTCGCCGATCCAGGGTACCTGAACGGCGGGTTTGCACTCAAATGCCTAGGCGTTTGCCGGCGTCCCAGTGCTCGCGCGATTCGGCGTGAAGCGCACCGGCATGTGCTTGATGCCCGCGACGAAGTTCGAGCGCAATCGCTCGGTCGGCCCCGCGAGTTCTAGATCGGGCATCCGCCGCAGCACTTCCTCGATCATCACGCGCAACTCGAGCCGCGCCAGATTGACGCCGATGCAGAAATGCTCGCCGTGCCCGAACGCGATGTGATCGTTGGGCGTGCGCGTCACGTCGAAGGTGTCGGGATGCGCAAAGATCGCCTCGTCGCGATTTGCCGACGCATTCCAGATCACTACTTTCTGGCCGTCGCGGATTTTCTGCCCACGCAGTTCGCCGTCCCTCTTCGCGACGCGCATGATGTGCGTCACCGGACTGGTCCAGCGCAGAAATTCCTCGAGCGCGACCGGCAACAATGCCGGATCATTCCTTAACTTCGCCCGCTCCGCCGGGTTTTCGATCAGCGCGAGAATCCCGCCTGAGGTCGCGTTGCGAGTGGTCTCCTGTCCGCCGATGATCAGCAGGAAACAGTTGAACAGCACTTCGAGGTCGGTGAGTTTCGCGCCGTCCACGTCGCCGTGAATCAGCGCGCTGATCAGGTCCTCGCCCGGATTCACCCGCCGCTCCGAGATCCACTTCGAGAAGTAGCTGAAAATTTCGGCCTGCGCCGCCATCCCGGTTTCAGCCGCTGAACGGCCCTGCTGATACTCGGGATCGTCGGTGCCGATCGACTGGTTGCCGATCGTGAACATCAGGTCCCAGTACTCAGCCGGGATACCCATCATGTCGCAGATGACCGCAGTCGGTAGCTTCGCGGCGACATCGACGACGAAATCGCATTGGCCCTTGCCGATCACGTTGTCGATCACGCCGGTGGTGATTTGCTTGATATGCGGTTCGAAGAGGCCGACCGCGCGCGGCGTAAGCCGCCGATTGATCAGCGAGCGGATTTTTCCGTGGCGCGGCGGATCGGTCATGATCATCATCTGGCCGAAGCCCGCCTGCTCCGCGCTGGCGTCCGCGCCGACGGTCGTGAACTGCAACGAGATGCCGCGTTCGGAGCTGTAAGTGTCGGGGTCATGATAGACCTTGAGCGCATCGTCGTAGCGGGTGACCGACCAGAAGCCTTGGCCCGGCGCACGCTCCTGCCAGAACAGCGGCGCTTCGGCGCGCAATGTCCGCCACGCCTCGTACTGTTCGCCGCGCACGAAAAGATCGAGATTGTTTAAATCGATGTCGTCGAGTTTCATGGGAATCCTCGTCAAGGACAGGCGATCCTAGCGTTTATCCCGATGGCTGTCATTGGGCGAGTAAGCGGGGCGGGTTAAAAGGGAAACCGAAAAAAAGAGTAACCGCAGAGCTTTTCCGTCATCCCGAGCGGAGGCTGCCGGAGTCGAGGGATCTCGATGCCGGCGATCCAGCACCCTCACCGCCGTCGTCGCTGCGCGCCTCGGCCGCCTCTCCCGCAACAGAGCGGGCGAGGCACAGGGCTCCGGCAGCCTGCGCCAGCCGAGCGATGGTGCTGACTATCAACCTTTCGGCAGCTTCAGCACGCGCTCGCCGATGATGTTGTGCTGAATCTCGCTCGAGCCGGCCGCGATGGTGAATGCGCGCGCTGCCAGCGTGCGATTCATCCAGCGCCCGCCCTCGACCGCGCCGAGACTGCCCGGCGCGAGCGCGCCGTATGGCCCGAGCATCTCATCGGCGAACATCGCGACCCGTAGATTCAGCTCGCTTCCAAACAATTTGCCGAAGGAACTCTCCACGCCCGGAAGTTTGCCTTTGAGCTGCGAAGTGAGCGAGCGATAGCGGCTAAGCCGCAGGCATCGCCCCTCGGTCGCGAATTGAGCAAGCTTCTGCCGCACATAAGGATGCGAGGTCGCAGGGACGCCCTGAAACTCGACCGTCTTCGCGAGATCGATCAGCTCGCCGATCGTGCGCTCGACCGGATGCCGCGTGCCGCCCGAGACCCGCTCGTACATCAGCGTCGCGATCGACACTTGCCATCCCGCATTCAGCTCGCCGACCAGATTTTCCTTGGGCACCCGAACGTTGTCATAGAAGACCTCGTTGAATCCCGCGTCGCCGGTGATCTGCACCAGCGGCCGCACCGTGATTCCGGGGCTGTGCATATCCACCAGCAGATACGAGATGCCCTTGTGCTTCGGCGCCGACGGATCGGTGCGCACCAGCAGTACCTGCCAATCCGCGCGATGCGCCAGACTCGTCCACACCTTCTGCCCGTTGACGACGAACGTGTCGCCATCGAGCACCGCGCGCGTCTGCAATCCCGCGAGGTCGGAGCCCGCATTCGGCTCCGAATAGCCCTGACACCAGATTTGCTCGCCGGTGAGCATCTTGTGCAGATGCCGTTTCTTCTGCTCCTCGGTGCCGAGATGCATCAGCGTCGGCCCGATGCGATCGATCGCAAGTTGGTTCGCGCCGTAAAGCGGGAGCCCGAGGCGCAAGGCCTCATCCTGGTAGATTGCCTGCTCGATCATGCTCGCGCCGCCGCCACCCCATTCCTTGGGCCAATGCAGTGCGACGATGCCGTCACGGTAGAGGCGCCGATGGTAATCGAGCAGTTGCGACCAGCGCCGATCGTCGAGCACGTCGAGCTGGTTGGCAGTCGAACTGCTTGGGCCGTCGCCCTTGCGCCCGAACGCTTCAGCCGAATTTTTTTCGAGCGATGCGCGCAGCTTGCCGCGATATACTTCCTGTTCAGGTGTGAATGTGAAGTCCATTTGCTTCGTCCGCTCCTACCGCGAGATACCCGCGCGGCTTCCTAATCGCGCGGTAGAGAAGATTTTTCATCGGCGGGATTTTGCGGCAGTATAGCGCGTTGCCGATAACAGCGTTAACGATGCGTGTGCATGAATCGACGCTCCTTTTTTGCCTCGCCCGCTTTGTTGCGGGAGAGGCCGCCGAAGCGCGTCAGCCGCGAAGCCGACTTCGGGCCGAAGGGCCGAATCGCTCTACGATAGAGAGGCGGGTGAGGGTGCAGTCGTCGCGAGAACAAGTGCCGCAAAGAAGATCCGGGATTCCTCGCGCGTCAGCCACACGCGGGAATGACAAGAAGTGAGGCGGGCGTCGTGATATCGCTCGCGCAAGTCGGACCATCGCGATGCTCGATCGAGATCCCTCGACTCCGGCAACCTCCGCTCGGGATGACGGAACTCTAGATCGTCAGCAGCACCGCGATGCAGAGCGCGAAGCCTGAGAGATAAGTGCCCAACGCTCCGATGAACCGCACCGGATGCGGTTTGGCCAGCGTCGGTGACATCAGGATTCCCGCCGCGTTCAAATAGCGGCACGCGACGGCGATGCCCATTACCCAGAGCACCCACATCGCGGGATTCCGCTCGCCCGCAATCAGAATCAGCACCGCCATCATCGGCGCGTATTCGGCGGTATTACCGTGGGCGCGTATCCGCTTGAAAAATGGATCGGCGGGGTCGGTCGGATAATCGCCCGCCTTGCCGGCTCCTCGAGCCATCGAGACATTCAGGCCAAGCGCGAAGAGCAGCACTCCGAGTAACGCCGTGCACACGATTGCAACCGTCATGAGTGACCTCCTGTTACGAAGCGGGCTCAGCGGCGCATACGTTAGCCGGGTTCGCCGCACAAATACACAGGTCAAATGACGCTGGCTGACGAGTAATCGAAACGCCGATGCCGGATGCTGGCATCAGCAATCCTTTGCTATATGATACGGGATCATCCGAACGGCGCGGGCGAGAGAGCAGGGCGGCGACGCAATCGCTCGCACCGTCAAAATTACAAAGGCGAAGAGCCGAATCAGAGGCAGACAACGACGCAGATGGCCTACCAGTACATCAAGGTTCCGAGCAACGGCGAAAAGATCACTCTTGGCGCCAATCACACCCTCAACGTTCCCGATCGGCCGATAATCCCGTTTATCGAAGGCGACGGCACCGGGCCCGATATCTGGCGCGCATCACAGTATGTCTTCGACAACGCGGTGAAGAAAATCTACGGCGGCAAGCGCGCGATCGCGTGGATGGAAGTGTTCGCCGGCGAGAAACCGTTCAATCAATGGAACACCTGGCTGCCGGACGAAACCGTCGATGCGTTCCGCGAATTTTTGGTGGGCATCAAGGGACCGCTGACTACGCCGATCGGCGGCGGTATCCGTTCGCTCAACGTGGCGCTCCGCCAGATGCTCGATCTCTACGTATGCCTCCGGCCGGTGCGCTATTTCGCCGGGACGCCGAGCCCGGTCAAGCATCCGGAGAAACTCGACGTCGTAATCTTCCGCGAGAACACCGAGGACATCTACGCCGGAATCGAATGGGCGGCGGAATCGCCCGAAGCGAAGAAGGTGATCGCGTTTCTGCGTAACGAAATGGGCGTGAAGAATATTCGCTTCCCGGAAACTTCAGGGATCGGAATCAAGGCGATCTCGCGCGAAGGATCGGAGCGGCTGATTCGCGCGGCGCTGGACTATGCGATTCTCCACAAGCGCAAGAGCGTGACGTTTGTCCATAAGGGCAACATCATGAAGTACACCGAGGGCGCCTTCCGCGATTGGGGCTACGAACTCGTGCGGCGCGAGTACAAAGGCAGGGCAGTGGGATGGGATGACTGCAATGGCAAGCCGCCCGCGGGCCAGATGCTGGTGAAGGACGCGATCGCGGACATCACGCTCCAGCAGGTGCTCACTCGGCCTGAAGAATTCGACGTAGTCGCCACGATGAACCTCAACGGCGACTTTCTATCCGATGCGCTCGCGGCGCAGGTCGGCGGAATCGGCATCGCGCCGGGCGCCAATATCAACTACTTGACCGGTCACGCCATCTTCGAGGCGACTCACGGCACCGCGCCCAAGTACACCAATCAGGACAAGGTGAACCCAGGCTCGCTGGTCCTGTCGGGCGTTCTGATGTTCGAATACCTGGGATGGCAGGAAGTCGCCGACGGGATTATTCGCGGCCTCGAAAAGAGCATCGCGAACAAGACCGTGACCTACGATTTCGAGCGCCTGATGACCGGCGCGAAGCTGCTCAAGTGCTCCGAATTCGGCAAAGCGATCGTGGACAATATGTAATCGCAGTTCTCAGGCGGGGACGCGGTGCATCGATGATCGATGCCCGCGGCCCCGCTGTTTATCCACACTTATCGGCGAAAACCCGCCCTGCGGGACGACGCATTTTCGGGCGGCGTCGTCTTCATCACCGGAGAGAGCGATTCGTTGATCATCTATGCACTGACGGTCTGGGACGATTCCAAAATTTTAATTTCTCTCTACCGGATAGCCCGCCTTGTTCCAACTTTCCATCCCGCCGCGCAGCACGAATACGTCGTCGAAGCCCGCATCTGAAAGGAGTGCCGCCGCGCTCGCCGAGCGCTTCTCGGTCCGTCAGATGGTTATCATCGGCTTTCCGCGCAAGTCACTTAGGTCCGGAAGTCTCGCGGATAGTTCCGCGAGCGCAATGTTGCGTGCGCCCGCGATGTGGCCGAGCGGTCCTCGGAACTCTTCGGCGCTACGTACGTCTATCAGGGCCACGGCTTCGCCGTTCTGCAGCCGATGTCTAAGTGTTGGAGCGTCCGTGAAGCGCGGACCCTTGAGCTTACGAACCAGGCGTGGCAGGAAAGCGACGGTTGCGAGTAGCGCCAAGGCAAGCAGAGCCTTGTGGATTGCCCCGGCCTGCCCGGACGCGGCCTCACGCCCCGCGTAGCCCAGATAGGTATACGCGAGTGCACCCGGCATCATGCACGCGAAGGAGGCGAGCACGTACTCGCCAAGGCCGATTCGCGTCAGTCCGAAGGCGTAGTTCACAATATTGAACGGAAACAGCGGCACCAACCGGACGAACGCAACGAAGCGCCAGCCTTCCTCCTCCACCCCCCGCATCAGCCGCGCCAGTCGTTCACCCGCGCGCATTGAAACCCAGTCGGAGGCGACGTATCGGGCGATCATGAAGGCTAGCGTGGCCCCCAAGGTCGCGCCGATGAGGTTCCATAGGGTTCCCGCTACCGGACCGAACAAAGCGCCGCCAGCCACGGTGAGCAGCGATCCGGGCACGAACAGCACTGTGGCCAAGGCATAGAGCAGAACGAACAAGATGGGAGCGAATCGACCGAAGCGCTGTAGTTCCCGCTCAAGCGTAGTGGCCTGGAGAAATTCGCGATGGAGGGCGAGCCACACAATCGCTGCGACCAGCGTTGCCACCAGAATCAGACGAATGATGAGACTACGCCTATTCATGCCGCGCGCCTCCAGGTGATCGCGTAAGCGCCCGCGGGGCCGCGGAAAGGTTGCAAGAGCATTCGGTCGAGCCACAGTTCGCGCGCCTCGCGGAACTGCTCGATACCGATGGTCATCCCGTCGTGGCCGGCGGCTGGCTGATCGCGATAGGTCCCGAACAGTCGATCCCACCAAGGCAGGTTGAAGCCGAAGTTGCTGTTGGTTTCGTTAACCACGATCGAATGGTGGACGCGATGCATGTCGGGCGTAACCACGAGCCATCGAAGATAGCGATCGAGCCGGACCGGGATGAGAACGTTCCCGTGATTGAGCATCGAGGTTGCGTTTAGCAGGACCTCGAAGATGAGCACGCCGAGCGCCGGTGCTCCCAGCGCCACGACGACGCCGAACTTGATTAGCATCGACAGAACAATCTCGATTGGGTGGAAACGCGCGCCCGTCGTCACATCGAAGTCGAGGTCGGCGTGATGCATCCGATGCACCCGCCAAAGCGCGGGCACCGCGTGGAACATCACGTGCTGGAAGTAGATGGCGCCATCAAGCAGCACCACCGACGCAACGACAGCCATCCAAGGCGGAATCGGCAGGTTGTTGAGCAAGCCCCAGCCGCGCCTTTCCCCTGCCAGCGCCAGACTAACGGCCGTGGCGGGAAGCAGGATTCTCACCAGCGCGCTATTCAGCGCAACGATACCTAAGTTGCTCGGCCAGCGCCTGAGCCTCGAATATGACCTTGTCCGGCGCGGCGCGCGCGCCTCCCACAGCGCCATTGCAGTGAACACTGTGATAAACGCTCCTAAGCGTATGGCAGCCTCGCGAGTCAGCATGGTTGATCTGTTTCAAACATTCAATTAATGTCTTGAATGAGACTAAGAGGTTTCGTTCGCCATGTCAAGCCAGAATCCCAAACGTGCTATGTTCGAACAGTTCGCCGCCGTAGCCCGTACCCTCGGTTCCGCCCACCGCCTCGAGCTGCTCGAGCTGCTCGCGCAGACCGAGCGTAGCGTCGAGGAACTGGCCCGGCTGAGCGGCCTTACGATTGCCAACGCATCACAGCATCTGCAGCAACTCCGCCGCTCTGGACTCGTCGAGGCACGCAGGGACGGGAAGCGGGTGCTCTACAGGCTCGCCGACGGCGACGTAGTCGCGCTGCTCGGCGCTCTGCGCCGAATCACTGAACGCAACGTCGGCGCTGTCGAAAAGGTGCTCAATGGTTACTTTCGAGAGCGCGACAACCTCGAACCCGTATCGCGCAAGGAACTGTTGCGGCGCATGCGGGACGGGCTGGTTACAGTGATCGATACCCGCCCGGCAGAGGAGTTCGCCGCCGGTCACCTGCCCGGCGCGCTCAATGTGCCGCTCCGCGAACTCAAGCGCCGGTTACGGGAATTGCCCCGCGACCAGGTGATTGTTGCCTACTGTCGTGGAACATATTGCGTGCTCTCCTACGAAGCGGTCGCCGAGCTGCGCAAGCGCGGCTTCACGGCCTTTCGGCTTGAAGAGGGATACCCCGAATGGAGGGCCGCCGGGCTACCGGTAGAGCGTCTGACAGCAACCGCCTGAATCGAGGGTCGGGGATTCGGAGGAAACGTTATGCAGCCCTGGGGAACGATGCCCTGGTACGGAATGGTCTTCGGCCCAATCATGATGATCGTCTGGCTGGCTATCCTGATCTTTGTGGCGGCAGCGGTAATCCGATGGCTCCAACGGGGCACTGTCGGCCCGCTCCCGCGCGTGGGAAAACCGGAAGCGTGCCCTGAAAATCCTGGAGGAGCGCTTCGCCACGGGCGAGATCGACAAGGATGAATTCCAGGAGAAGAAGCGCCTGCTTTCGGACTGAATCTCGGCCTCACGATTTGCCGCTGAGTCAGGACGCGTCGGGCGGAAACATCATCTTGCCCGCGTGAAACTCGCGGGCAACAAGATCGATGAAGCCATGGCGGATCGGCCATTCCAAGCGGCTATCTCGCCAATGGACGCGGCCGTCCGGGCCCTCGAATTCATCCGCGATGCTGCGCAGCTCGGCCATCGCCTTGCCGATACGCTCTTGGTCCGCAGCCACCACGGAAATACGGCGCATACGCCCAGTCCAAGCCTGCAGCCGCGCGAATTCGCCGAGATTCACACCCATGGTCTTGGCTCCCGGCACGTAACAGATCGCCGCGAAATCAGCCAGGCTCACCTCACCGCAGAAAAAATTCCGGTCGCCGAGCTCACGTTCCAGCACCGCGAGTAGGCGCCGCAGTTCATCTGCCGCAGCTTGCTTCATCGCCTGAGACTCCGGTGCCTGTTCCCTCAACACCGAGAGCCAGAAGCCGAACCCGACCGCGTCAAAGCTCCGGTCGCACAAATCTTCGATCGTGCGCACCCGCGCCCGTTCGTAGGGGTCTTTCGGATACAGCGGCGGCTCCGGATAAACCTCTTCGATGTACTCGGAGATGATGGTGGAGTCCGTAATCGTTCGGCCGTCATCGAGCACCAGAGTCGGAACCTCGGCGCGAAGGCTGACGCAGCGCAGGTCTTCCTTGCGATCAAGGGAGTAACAGCGCTCGAACGGCTCGTAGCTCACGCCCTTGTAATCGAGCGCCATTCTGACTTTGCGCGCATACGGACTGGTCGCGTACGTGAATAGCTTCATGCTTTCGCTCCTGAGCACGGCACCCGCGGCACTGCCGCACCCGCCGAGGGGTGAGTACTTCGCTCAGGCGCCAGGCCGTTAGCTCCTATGCGGCTTTGGCCGGTACGGATTGATGATAGTCGCGGATCTCCTTGATCTTGCCGTCCACGATCTCCATTACTTCCGCGCCGATCGCCTCAACTCTGCCGCTTCCGGCTCGCGTTCCCGAGAAGAAGGACTCCGCGACTCCGTGGCCGTTGTTGCCCGTGCACACACGCAAATCGCAGTGCGCGTCAGCAAACATGGCGAACTCGCTCTCGTACGATTTGCGCACTTCGGCGCGACCCGCACAGCGCTTGCCTGCCGGGCTAACCAGAACCGGCTCTTCGTGATAGCACGCCATCACTCCTTCGATGTCGTGGCGGTTGAATGCGTCAAAGTAACGTTTGATCAGTTGTTCCTCGGGCGTCATTTTCCTTCTGCCTCCTGCAATTGAGTTAAGCCTTAATCATGCCCCAGCAGCCTTGTACGACTTCTTCAAGCTGCGTGTTCAGTTTTTTGCGCCGTCCCGTGCCAAGCCACGTCAGCGCCACCGCGCATAGAGC
The window above is part of the Candidatus Binatus sp. genome. Proteins encoded here:
- a CDS encoding acyl-CoA dehydrogenase family protein is translated as MDFTFTPEQEVYRGKLRASLEKNSAEAFGRKGDGPSSSTANQLDVLDDRRWSQLLDYHRRLYRDGIVALHWPKEWGGGGASMIEQAIYQDEALRLGLPLYGANQLAIDRIGPTLMHLGTEEQKKRHLHKMLTGEQIWCQGYSEPNAGSDLAGLQTRAVLDGDTFVVNGQKVWTSLAHRADWQVLLVRTDPSAPKHKGISYLLVDMHSPGITVRPLVQITGDAGFNEVFYDNVRVPKENLVGELNAGWQVSIATLMYERVSGGTRHPVERTIGELIDLAKTVEFQGVPATSHPYVRQKLAQFATEGRCLRLSRYRSLTSQLKGKLPGVESSFGKLFGSELNLRVAMFADEMLGPYGALAPGSLGAVEGGRWMNRTLAARAFTIAAGSSEIQHNIIGERVLKLPKG
- a CDS encoding MAPEG family protein is translated as MTVAIVCTALLGVLLFALGLNVSMARGAGKAGDYPTDPADPFFKRIRAHGNTAEYAPMMAVLILIAGERNPAMWVLWVMGIAVACRYLNAAGILMSPTLAKPHPVRFIGALGTYLSGFALCIAVLLTI
- the icd gene encoding NADP-dependent isocitrate dehydrogenase, translating into MAYQYIKVPSNGEKITLGANHTLNVPDRPIIPFIEGDGTGPDIWRASQYVFDNAVKKIYGGKRAIAWMEVFAGEKPFNQWNTWLPDETVDAFREFLVGIKGPLTTPIGGGIRSLNVALRQMLDLYVCLRPVRYFAGTPSPVKHPEKLDVVIFRENTEDIYAGIEWAAESPEAKKVIAFLRNEMGVKNIRFPETSGIGIKAISREGSERLIRAALDYAILHKRKSVTFVHKGNIMKYTEGAFRDWGYELVRREYKGRAVGWDDCNGKPPAGQMLVKDAIADITLQQVLTRPEEFDVVATMNLNGDFLSDALAAQVGGIGIAPGANINYLTGHAIFEATHGTAPKYTNQDKVNPGSLVLSGVLMFEYLGWQEVADGIIRGLEKSIANKTVTYDFERLMTGAKLLKCSEFGKAIVDNM
- a CDS encoding VTT domain-containing protein; the encoded protein is MNRRSLIIRLILVATLVAAIVWLALHREFLQATTLERELQRFGRFAPILFVLLYALATVLFVPGSLLTVAGGALFGPVAGTLWNLIGATLGATLAFMIARYVASDWVSMRAGERLARLMRGVEEEGWRFVAFVRLVPLFPFNIVNYAFGLTRIGLGEYVLASFACMMPGALAYTYLGYAGREAASGQAGAIHKALLALALLATVAFLPRLVRKLKGPRFTDAPTLRHRLQNGEAVALIDVRSAEEFRGPLGHIAGARNIALAELSARLPDLSDLRGKPMITIURTEKRSASAAALLSDAGFDDVFVLRGGMESWNKAGYPVERN
- a CDS encoding sterol desaturase family protein; protein product: MLTREAAIRLGAFITVFTAMALWEARAPRRTRSYSRLRRWPSNLGIVALNSALVRILLPATAVSLALAGERRGWGLLNNLPIPPWMAVVASVVLLDGAIYFQHVMFHAVPALWRVHRMHHADLDFDVTTGARFHPIEIVLSMLIKFGVVVALGAPALGVLIFEVLLNATSMLNHGNVLIPVRLDRYLRWLVVTPDMHRVHHSIVVNETNSNFGFNLPWWDRLFGTYRDQPAAGHDGMTIGIEQFREARELWLDRMLLQPFRGPAGAYAITWRRAA
- a CDS encoding ArsR/SmtB family transcription factor; the protein is MSSQNPKRAMFEQFAAVARTLGSAHRLELLELLAQTERSVEELARLSGLTIANASQHLQQLRRSGLVEARRDGKRVLYRLADGDVVALLGALRRITERNVGAVEKVLNGYFRERDNLEPVSRKELLRRMRDGLVTVIDTRPAEEFAAGHLPGALNVPLRELKRRLRELPRDQVIVAYCRGTYCVLSYEAVAELRKRGFTAFRLEEGYPEWRAAGLPVERLTATA
- a CDS encoding glutathione S-transferase family protein, whose amino-acid sequence is MKLFTYATSPYARKVRMALDYKGVSYEPFERCYSLDRKEDLRCVSLRAEVPTLVLDDGRTITDSTIISEYIEEVYPEPPLYPKDPYERARVRTIEDLCDRSFDAVGFGFWLSVLREQAPESQAMKQAAADELRRLLAVLERELGDRNFFCGEVSLADFAAICYVPGAKTMGVNLGEFARLQAWTGRMRRISVVAADQERIGKAMAELRSIADEFEGPDGRVHWRDSRLEWPIRHGFIDLVAREFHAGKMMFPPDAS